A window of the Parabacteroides merdae ATCC 43184 genome harbors these coding sequences:
- a CDS encoding SIR2 family protein: MPENLYLEFDAFLRSIKQNLDGSFGVLLGAGASISSGIQSANDCIWDWKFLIYQSLSGNQKKLVDPKKSDLSKDIIQKWLDVQGKYPQLGSPEEYSFYAEASYPIDADRTKYFESLCNGKSPYVGYKLLCLLNKYGIVKSVWSTNFDGLVERAAQQANITPIAINLDCVDRIYRTESSSELLYIALHGDCKFRTLKNTEKELDSQNSEFVSALRRYFVDKNLIIIGYSGRDKSLMSALKEAFTDKGAGRLYWCGYGKDITPEIADLIQTIRSAGRQAFYIDTNGFDNVMLSLVKFCFNEDSNKQEEINEILKVISIDNTTTPFYIQDGNTKKYLKSNLIPATFPDEIFQFQISYDENENRWKYLREKIKEKPLIAVPYKDKVYAISTVSTINEVFGKNLISEIERVHISINEIEKNSHFKELFLKDALYGISQIRGLGVDYKRSMLYKKRYLCK, translated from the coding sequence ATGCCCGAAAATTTATATTTAGAATTTGATGCTTTTTTACGATCAATCAAACAAAATTTAGATGGGTCATTTGGTGTCCTATTAGGTGCCGGTGCATCCATCTCATCTGGTATTCAATCGGCAAATGATTGCATATGGGATTGGAAATTTTTAATATATCAATCATTATCAGGTAATCAAAAAAAATTAGTAGATCCCAAAAAATCTGATTTAAGTAAAGACATCATTCAGAAATGGTTAGATGTGCAAGGGAAATATCCACAATTGGGGAGTCCAGAAGAATATTCTTTTTATGCCGAAGCTTCATATCCAATAGATGCGGACAGAACTAAATATTTTGAAAGCCTGTGCAATGGAAAAAGTCCGTATGTAGGATATAAATTGCTATGTCTGTTGAATAAATATGGAATTGTAAAATCTGTCTGGAGTACAAATTTCGATGGACTCGTGGAAAGAGCTGCACAACAAGCCAATATAACACCTATAGCTATAAATCTTGATTGCGTTGATCGTATATATAGGACAGAAAGTTCAAGTGAATTACTTTATATAGCATTACATGGAGATTGTAAATTTAGAACACTCAAAAATACAGAGAAAGAACTAGATTCACAGAATAGTGAATTTGTTTCAGCTTTGCGACGTTATTTTGTTGACAAAAATTTAATTATCATAGGATATAGTGGAAGAGATAAATCCCTTATGTCTGCTTTGAAAGAAGCTTTTACGGATAAGGGAGCAGGAAGATTGTATTGGTGTGGCTACGGCAAGGATATTACACCAGAAATAGCAGATTTGATTCAAACTATTCGATCTGCTGGAAGACAAGCGTTTTATATTGACACAAACGGATTTGATAACGTCATGTTATCTCTTGTAAAATTCTGTTTTAATGAAGATTCTAATAAACAAGAGGAGATCAATGAAATACTTAAAGTAATAAGTATAGACAATACAACAACTCCATTTTACATACAGGATGGAAATACAAAAAAATATCTGAAAAGTAATCTAATTCCAGCTACTTTTCCCGATGAAATATTTCAGTTTCAAATTTCATACGATGAGAATGAAAACAGATGGAAATATCTTAGAGAAAAGATTAAAGAAAAACCCCTTATTGCTGTACCATATAAAGACAAAGTATATGCCATCTCAACTGTATCTACTATCAATGAAGTTTTTGGGAAAAATTTAATTAGTGAAATTGAGCGTGTTCATATTTCTATTAATGAAATAGAGAAGAATAGTCATTTTAAAGAATTATTTCTCAAAGATGCACTTTATGGAATCTCTCAAATTAGAGGGTTAGGTGTTGATTACAAGCGTTCTATGCTATATAAAAAAAGATATTTATGCAAATAA